GAAAGGAGTTCTCCGCAACCGAGCGCACGCGCAGCGGAAATGACCGCGCAGTCCCAATACGAGAAACGGTGCCGGGCTTTGATCGCGAGCGCGTCCGCAACGAGCGAGAGCGTGGTTTCGGCTATCGGGAATCGAAGCCAGCTTTCGATGAGCCCAGTCGCGATCTGGTGCGAAAGCGGGTCCGGGCGCGTCGGTCGCGTCGCTTGAACGTAGAATTCTTGAAGGACCTGAACCGATAGCGCACAGTCGTCGCGTTCCAAGAGTTCGCGAGCGATCTCGCGTTTCGCCGCTTCGCCGCTGTGCCGGCTGATCGAGTAGAGCAGAATGTTCGTATCAAGAAAGCGCAGTGCAATCACGCCTCGCGAGCGTGCGCGTTATCGCGCGAGAGACGGTCGCCGGCGCGGAAGGCGCGGATGCGCTCGCGCAGCGCGAGTTCTTGGTGCTTCAATCGCTCGGCGGCGCTCTCGCCCGCCTCGAGTTCGCTCAGGAAGCCCTTCACCAGGGCGGAAACCGAGGTGTCTCGTTCGGCCGCGATCATCCGCGCGCGGCGGTAGGTTGCCTCGTCCACGGAAACCGTGATGTTTTTCACAGTAACACGGTACCATGACAAGCCCGGTCGGACTAGGGGATCGCCGTTCCGAGCGCGCTTGCGACCGGACCCGCGGTGGTTGAGGTGTTCACCGTGCCCGCATAGTTGAAGACCGGCGTGGCGTCGCTGCCGCCCGCCGTTGCGCCGCTGCCGCCGGCAGCGCCTCCGGTCGCCGTGCAGCCGCTCGCGCCACTGTTCATCGTGGTGAGCGCCCCCATATTCACGAAGATCGCCGGGCCCGCCGCCGCCCCGCCGCCGCCATAGTAGGCGGTGTAACCGGAACCGCCGGCGAGGGTCGCGAGAGCGCCCCCCGTGCCCGGCGTGCCATACGAGCTGCTGCCTCCGCCGCCGCCCGGACCGCCGTTGCCACCGGTGCCGCCGAAGCCGCCGCCGGCGCCACCGCCACCGCCGAAACCGCCGTTCCCACCGGTGCCGCCGCTGGCGTCGAAGCCGCCAAGGTCACCACCACCACCGCCGCCACCGAAGCCGCCGTTCCCGCCGTTGCCGCCATTGACTACGGCGGGTCCGGTATATGCAGCGCCGCCCCCGCCGCCGCCCCCGTAGCCGGCCGTCGCGGGCGTGGCGGGGGTTGCGGAGCTCGAGCTATCGGCACCCGCCGCAGCCACGTTCGCGAACCCGACGCCGCCGGCACCGCCATCGTAGCTGCCGGCTCCTTGCGCGCCGGCGCCGAGGATGCCGCCACCACCGCCCGATCCGACGCCGGAGCCCGTACTGCCGCCGCCATTGCCGCCGAGCCCGCCGCCGCCGACCGAGCCATCTCCAAGGCTGCCCAAAGAGGCGTCGCCGCCATTGCCGCCGGCCACACTATCGCTGAGAAAGTAATCGTCGACCGCACTTACCGTCGCCGAGTCGATGAAGAGCGCTGCGCCCAGGCCCGCTCCGCCTCCACCACCCGTGTCCAGCCCGCCGGAGCCGCCGTTACCGCCTTGCGCGCGCGCGTTCTCGATTTCCAGATTCGCAACGACGATCGTTCCGCTCTCGGCCCAAAAAGCGCGGTACGTATTGTTCCCGCTGATGATGACGCTGCCGTACGTGCCGCCGTCGATGATCGTGTTGGCGGTGATTGGCGGCAGCGGACCGCCGAGGGTGATCGTGCATGGCGCGGCGACCGTGCACCCGCTGAATGTGATCGCGCTGCCCGAGGCCGCGTTCGCTGCGAGAATCGCACCGCGTAGGTCGTATGGACTACTGCTGCCCGCGCCCGTACCCGCCGGCGATCCCGGATTGGCATCGGTGAGCGCGGTTACGATGATACCGCTCGTTGCAATGTCGAGCGAATACGTGTTGCTCGCGCCGTTGTTCGTCCTCGCCGTAACATTTTGCTGGCCGAACGGCGCGCCGCCGCCGATGACGAAAGTCGCCGTCAGTGAGCTCGGACTCGTGACGTTCACGCTGCTCACGGTGACGTTGGCGTTTACCGCGACCGTCGTGCTTCCGCTCACAAAATTCGTCCCGGTCACGGTCTCGCTCAGGGCGGTGCCGGCCATACCGCTTGGCGTGCTCAGCGCCGTCAACGTCGGCGCGGGAAATGCGACCTCCGCGTTCGCGGTGGTGAATCCGCTCGCCGACGCCGAGATCGTGGGATTCACATCGAATGCGGCGGTGTAGTTCAGTTCGATGCCGGACGTCGGCTGCGTAATCGAGGTCTGTGAGAGCGTCGAGTTGCCGCTCGCGTCGGAGTTGCTCAGCGCGATCGTCACCGGCGCGCCGCTCGCATTCACGTACACCCCGGGCCCCACGATCGTGTTGCCGTCGGCATCGAGCGCGTTCACCGTGACGCCGACGGAACCGGCCGTGCCCGGCGATACCACATTGGCAATCGCGACGGCGAGCGAGTTCACCACGCCGTTGAACGTCACGTTCACGCTGTTGGCGGTATTTGCGACGATCGTTTGCGTCAGCGTGCCGGTCGAAAGCAGGCTCCCGCTGCCGTTCGTCGCGTCGTAGAGATTCACTGCGAAGGTGTCGCTGCCGACCGGGGCGCTCACGGTGCCGCTGCACGTCGCCGTGCAGTTCACGGTCGTCGGCGTCGCGCTGCCGACCGCGATCGTGGCCGATTTGGTCGACGCGGAAACGTAGTTCGGCACGCGCCGCGCATGTGCGCCGCTCGCCGTGGGCACGACGATGGCGAACGATACGCTGACGTCCTGTGGTGCTTTGGGGGACGGTTGCCCGGTCGCTTGCGCAAGCGGCTGTGTGATGACGCTCGGCGTCGATCCGCCGCCGCCGCACCCGGCGAGAAGCGCCGCGATGGCGACCAATGCAAGTGTACGCATTACGAACCTCCCACCGCCGTGGTCGTTACACCGATCGAGAGCGTCGCGATCCCGCTGCACGTGGTCGTTGACGTTGCGCATTGCGAAAACGACAAGCTCCCACCTGCTTCCACAGCGGCGGCACTAGGCCCGAAAGGGGCCATCCTTGTCGGTAAGGAAAATCCTTTCCATGATCACGAGCAAGCTTACGAGCAAGGCGCAGACGACGATCCCTCAGCCGGTGCGAGCGGCGTTGCGCGTCAAGAGCGGCGACGAACTCTGCTACGCCATTGAGGGCGACCGCGTGATTCTCACGAAGGCTCGTTCACAGCCCGTCGACGATCCGTTTGTGACGTTCGGCGAGTGGGCGTCCGACAACGACCGGCGAGCATATGCCGACCTCTGAGCTTTGGAGCGTCGTCCGCGTTCCGTTTCCATACACCGACAGGCCGATACGGCACCATCGTCCCGCGCTCGTCGTCGCAGCCAACGACCTGCAATCGATGCATGCACTCCTCTGGGTACTCATGATCACGAGCGCCGAAAACCGAGGGTGGCCGGAGGACGTGCTCATCTCCGATCACAAACGCGCCGGATTACCAGTTCCTTCCCTCGTGCGCTGCGCAAAAATCGCGACGATCGATGCGCAGGATGCCGAGTCCATCGGTATGTTGCCGAGCGCCGACCGGAAAAAGATCGCCCGCCACGTCCGGCGCGTACTCGCCCCCCTGCTCGACTCCCTGTCGTCGTGAGATTAGCCTACCGTCCGCTACCGGGGGAGCGGTCGCTTCGGGACGCGAACGCCGCTTTCGTGCGCATTTACGTGCGAATTCTGCTGATCGTCGCGGGATTCGGCATTCCGCTCGCGCTCATCGTAGCGGTGCTGCCGGTCACGTGGAGTTACGGCGGGTACAACTACCTGGACATCACGGGAACCTCGCACGCTCGTATCACGTATGTGGATCCTGCCGGGCCGGCCGGAAAGGCCGGGCTGCGTACCGGCGATATCGTCGTTCTCAGTTCCGGCCAGGCGTGGGTCGACGAAGAGGCCGGCCCGGTCGGCACGGTGATCCACAAGCAGATCATCGCCAAGAACGGCACCACGAGAACGATTGCGATCGCGGTCGTGCCGTTCACCGGCCCCCTTGGCGTTCAGATACAGATCGATCGCGCACTGGATGCACTCTCGGCACTTGGAGCATTTATCATCGTGCTGCTGGTGCTGCTTCGAGGCCGCAATCGGCGCGTCGCCGCCCGCGCTGCGTTGGTACTCTTCTTCGCCGGGCTACAGGCACTCGCAACGGCGGGCGGACTCGTTTGGCCAAACGCATGGGCGGCTGAAATCCTGTATCGCTTCCTCCCGCCGCTATTCGCTAGTACGGTAGGCGTCACGGCCCTCTGGCTCCTCGCCGCTTATCCCGCGCATCGCACCGCACTGCGCCGCGTGCTCGCGTGGGTCATGACTGCGACGCTAACCTTTCCGATCTTGGCCATTTACGACAACGTCTACGTCATCGCTACCGGCTTCGCACCGAACGGTTTTCTGAACTACGACGTCGCGTCCCTATACGTTGCGCTTATAACGATCCTCATCTTCATCGCATCCGTCGTTGATGCGTGGATCAATGCACGCGGCGAGGAGATTGCGCCGGTGCGCTGGCTTGGCTGCATGTGGCTGATCGCGGCGGCGTTTTCCTTTGCTCCGACCGCCGGCGTCCTGTTCGGTTCGACGCTGCTGGTCTCCCATTACGGCGATTTCGCGGCTGCCGCGAGCACCTTCTTCATCGCGCTCGGCATAGCGTATCCCGTCTTTCGCCATCGCCTCGTCGACTTGAATATCATCGTTTCACGAGCGACCGTGTTCACGATCGTTTCGCTTATCATCGTCGGTGCATTCGTCCTCGTCGAATGGGCGATCGCCGGTCTATTCGAGCATTCGATCGGCGTCGAAAATAGTGGGGTCGCGCCGCAACTTCTCACGTTGGGCGCGGTTCTCGTGCTCGGCATGTCGACGCGCTCGATCCATAGCTTCGTGGAAAAGCACCTCACGCAGACTTTTTTTCGCAAGCGCCTGCGCGGCTTGGCCGACATCAAGCGCGTGGCGCGTGAAGCTGACGTCGCAACGGACCCTCTGAACCTCATGCGGCTCGGCGTTTCGACGATTCAACACGCTTTCGATCCACTCGGCATCGCTTTCTATCAACGCCGCGGCAACGGCTACGAATATGCTGCCGGCTCCGATCCGGCGCATTTTCCGCGCGCGTACGGCGTTGACGACGCCGTGCCGTTACGTCTGCGGCGCTGGCTCGACGCATTCGAGATCGACGACGAGTCCGACGCTCACCTCCACCTGCTGTTCGTCCCACTGGCGGTACGCGGCGATCTCCTCGGTTTTCTCTGCTGCGGCCCCAAGCCCGACCGCACGCCGTATCTCGACGACGAGACACGCTCGCTCGAGCTTCTCGCACATCATACCGCTTTGGCGGTTGCACTGTGCGACGGGCAACACGAATCAGCGCACGGACTGACCCTCTCCGAGGCGAATCGCTGAACCAAATACCGGCTTCTGCCGTCGCGGCAGACTACCGGGTGCCGTTTTCGAGCGTGGACTGCAGCGACTGGAAGCCGTCTGCGATTGCGCGGCGCACGGCTTTCAACTCGGCCAACACGGGCTCGTCGCCGCCGGCCACGTGACCGAGAACGTCCAATGCACCGCCGACGTGGTGCGCCAAGTCCTCAATTGCGTCCGATTCGTCCGGAGCGTAGGACTCTTGCGAGCGTTTCGGACCGAGCACGAGCGCTCCGATCAACCGCCCGCGCGAAACCATGGGATAGGCAAATTCACCACGCAGTTGCGTGTCGACGCCGTGCAGGTCCAACTTGCGATGCCAGGTCCGCAGTGAAACGATTGCGGGATCGTTCTCGCCAACTGCGCCGTACTTCCCGTTACCGTTGGTGAGCGCAAGTGCGACAAACGAAGCGCCGGCATGGCGCTCCAGCACGCCGACGGTTCGCTCGATCACGATAGCCGGGTCGGTGACGTATGCGGCTTCGCGTGCAAAACGGCGAATCGCTTCCTCGTCTTCGTGCCGCTTTCGGAAGAAGGCGCGATCCAGCAAGTGCTCG
The window above is part of the Candidatus Baltobacteraceae bacterium genome. Proteins encoded here:
- a CDS encoding PIN domain-containing protein codes for the protein MIALRFLDTNILLYSISRHSGEAAKREIARELLERDDCALSVQVLQEFYVQATRPTRPDPLSHQIATGLIESWLRFPIAETTLSLVADALAIKARHRFSYWDCAVISAARALGCGELLSEDMAHGREIEGVRIVNPFR
- a CDS encoding type II toxin-antitoxin system PrlF family antitoxin, giving the protein MITSKLTSKAQTTIPQPVRAALRVKSGDELCYAIEGDRVILTKARSQPVDDPFVTFGEWASDNDRRAYADL
- a CDS encoding type II toxin-antitoxin system PemK/MazF family toxin, producing the protein MPTSELWSVVRVPFPYTDRPIRHHRPALVVAANDLQSMHALLWVLMITSAENRGWPEDVLISDHKRAGLPVPSLVRCAKIATIDAQDAESIGMLPSADRKKIARHVRRVLAPLLDSLSS